A window of the Polaribacter sp. HaHaR_3_91 genome harbors these coding sequences:
- a CDS encoding SusC/RagA family TonB-linked outer membrane protein, with protein MRIALLLLLCFTILGFKPIDIISKNVRITIEEDKTVSVNEIFDMVKSQTGYSFVYKSDLFNGYPKVVLKKGVFKAKNLLDMSLSKGKFIYGFSEGNTIVIQEKSKSININQTRTVKGVVTDEEGVPLSGVDVFEKNTPGETTKDDGTYEISLSSSSEDIIIVFSFRGLLTQKVKVGKQAVINVVLKKDLTNLNEVLMTGYHSLSKEESTGSYSTVNAEAIENRVQTNILSRIEGAANGVSLYKGTPVIRGGATFSADNTPLIVVDGVPYEGDLEAINPKEIENITILKDASATSIYGVRSANGVIVITTKGGYVGGPTFSYSSTRQLTPLPDRSYANLMSSSEFIDYQMYIFDKAYDSNIRQNSALAQNQVSKLLYDREDGNITEEYFNSEINRLRGVDGYEQVENELLTNKITYQHNFSMKGGSDKHQYSLALNFTTTGSNEVNNSVDRIGFNTKNSFQLTDRVDLDLSVIGSYNSSDNYTGISGLDLLGGSMVPFQTLKDENGDLSQWEYIKSSEEVNRLNSLGLIDETYYPLKELETHQVTYENPYININIGGKFDFTKSLNLELRGQTEIGNSHINDYSSEENYLIRKLINDASQFEDGKLIFNIPYGGRVIEKTINQQSYTLKAQLNYNNLFKQKHDVNVFIGAERRQVINTTHGFARYGYDNDRLFFSAVNEATLRSSVILGTNSYDGTFQFTGVDPASTYIDDKYVSFYGNGSYEFDGNLRFNASIRVDQSNLYGTNSKHQYRPLWSIGANYRINTDSISWLDLLKIRSSYGINGNVYRESDLYTIFEVSPSDNINTGEEVLRWEKTNSTNFAIDYSLFSNRISGSIDFYNKKTTNLIGNVVNDATTLGWDDATENYASMNNKGFEFQLHSKIIDDTDFKWSTNYLFSYNKNEIKELNDSETSVDSYFGLQAREGKPFNSIYSINYAGLDETGSPTAYKADGTIVSTLEELEYDDLIHEGTYNPPYHMSLSNEIKYKQFEFSFLLVYYGGNVQRDVAAGFYPSFSNPYDLNNNLDRINLNYWKQPGDEEDIYISPAYKATDDNATDLWKYANIHVQKADYIKLRNIALAYNLPNVILDKMKISGLRFSFDVQNPLRWASNRNNLDPEVWNNQNNRGAVIMPTYTLGVNLNF; from the coding sequence ATGAGAATAGCCCTATTATTATTATTATGTTTTACCATTTTAGGTTTTAAGCCTATCGATATAATTTCTAAAAATGTAAGAATTACAATTGAGGAAGATAAAACTGTTTCTGTGAATGAAATTTTTGATATGGTTAAAAGTCAGACAGGTTATTCATTTGTTTATAAATCAGATTTGTTTAATGGTTATCCAAAAGTAGTTCTTAAAAAAGGTGTTTTTAAAGCTAAAAACCTTTTAGATATGAGTTTGTCTAAAGGTAAGTTTATATATGGTTTTTCAGAAGGTAATACTATTGTAATTCAAGAAAAATCTAAATCAATTAATATTAACCAAACACGTACAGTAAAAGGTGTAGTAACTGATGAAGAAGGTGTCCCTTTATCTGGAGTAGATGTTTTTGAAAAAAATACACCTGGTGAAACAACCAAAGATGATGGTACCTACGAGATAAGTCTAAGTAGTAGCAGTGAAGATATAATTATTGTATTTAGTTTTCGAGGTTTATTAACTCAAAAAGTTAAGGTGGGTAAGCAGGCAGTAATCAATGTAGTTCTTAAAAAAGATTTAACGAATTTAAATGAAGTTTTAATGACAGGATACCATAGTTTATCTAAAGAAGAGTCTACGGGTTCATATTCTACAGTTAATGCTGAGGCAATTGAAAATAGGGTTCAAACTAATATTTTATCGAGAATAGAAGGTGCAGCAAATGGTGTGTCTTTGTATAAGGGAACTCCTGTTATTAGAGGAGGTGCTACTTTTTCAGCTGATAATACTCCTTTAATCGTTGTCGATGGTGTACCTTATGAAGGAGATTTAGAAGCGATAAATCCCAAAGAAATTGAAAATATTACTATATTAAAAGATGCTTCAGCAACTTCTATTTATGGTGTAAGATCTGCCAATGGGGTTATTGTTATTACTACCAAAGGAGGTTATGTGGGGGGACCAACATTTAGTTATTCATCTACAAGACAATTAACACCTCTACCAGATCGTTCGTACGCAAACTTAATGTCATCATCCGAATTTATTGATTATCAAATGTATATTTTTGATAAGGCATACGATAGTAATATTAGACAGAATTCTGCATTGGCGCAAAACCAAGTGAGTAAATTATTGTATGATAGAGAAGATGGAAATATTACTGAAGAGTATTTTAATTCAGAAATAAATAGGCTTAGAGGGGTAGATGGTTATGAGCAAGTGGAAAACGAATTGTTAACTAATAAAATAACTTATCAACATAATTTTTCTATGAAAGGCGGGTCTGATAAGCATCAATATTCATTAGCTTTAAATTTTACTACTACAGGTTCTAATGAGGTAAATAATTCTGTAGACCGAATTGGTTTTAATACAAAAAACAGTTTTCAATTAACTGATCGGGTTGATTTAGATTTAAGTGTTATTGGTAGTTACAATAGTTCTGATAACTATACAGGTATTTCTGGATTGGATTTATTGGGCGGGTCTATGGTTCCTTTTCAGACACTTAAAGATGAAAACGGAGATCTATCTCAGTGGGAATATATCAAAAGTAGTGAGGAAGTAAATAGGTTAAATTCACTTGGATTGATAGATGAAACGTACTATCCTTTAAAAGAGTTAGAAACCCATCAAGTAACTTATGAAAACCCTTATATTAATATAAATATTGGTGGGAAATTTGATTTCACAAAATCATTGAACTTAGAATTAAGAGGACAAACAGAAATAGGTAATTCTCATATTAATGACTATTCAAGTGAGGAAAATTATTTAATTCGTAAATTAATCAACGATGCTTCACAATTTGAAGACGGTAAATTAATATTTAATATTCCGTATGGAGGACGAGTGATAGAAAAGACTATTAATCAACAATCATATACATTAAAAGCACAACTTAATTATAATAATCTATTCAAACAAAAACATGATGTAAATGTGTTTATTGGAGCAGAAAGACGACAGGTAATAAATACGACCCATGGATTTGCTAGATATGGTTACGATAATGATAGATTGTTTTTTTCTGCAGTAAATGAAGCAACATTAAGATCAAGTGTGATTTTAGGGACGAATTCTTATGATGGAACGTTTCAATTTACGGGAGTTGATCCTGCTAGTACTTATATAGACGATAAATATGTTTCTTTTTATGGAAATGGGTCATATGAATTTGATGGTAATTTAAGATTTAATGCTAGTATAAGAGTAGATCAATCTAATTTATATGGAACAAATTCAAAGCACCAATACCGTCCTTTGTGGTCTATAGGTGCAAATTATAGAATAAACACAGACTCTATATCTTGGTTAGATCTACTAAAGATTAGATCTTCATATGGAATAAATGGTAATGTCTACAGAGAAAGTGATCTTTATACTATATTCGAAGTATCCCCGTCAGATAATATTAATACAGGAGAAGAGGTTTTAAGATGGGAAAAAACAAACAGCACTAATTTTGCTATAGATTATAGCTTGTTTTCAAATAGAATCTCAGGTAGTATTGATTTTTATAATAAGAAAACTACTAATTTAATCGGAAATGTAGTAAATGATGCTACAACTTTAGGATGGGATGATGCTACTGAGAATTATGCTTCGATGAATAATAAAGGATTTGAGTTTCAATTGCATTCAAAAATTATAGATGATACAGATTTTAAATGGAGTACTAATTATTTGTTTAGTTATAATAAAAATGAAATTAAAGAGCTTAATGATTCAGAAACAAGTGTAGATTCATATTTCGGATTGCAAGCTCGAGAAGGAAAACCTTTTAATAGTATTTATAGTATTAATTATGCAGGTTTAGATGAAACAGGTTCTCCAACAGCTTATAAGGCAGATGGAACTATTGTAAGTACTTTAGAGGAATTGGAGTACGATGACTTAATACACGAAGGAACTTACAATCCACCATACCACATGTCTCTTTCTAACGAGATTAAATATAAACAATTTGAATTTTCATTCCTTTTGGTTTATTATGGAGGGAATGTACAAAGAGACGTTGCTGCTGGGTTTTATCCATCATTTTCAAATCCTTATGATTTAAATAATAATTTAGATAGAATAAATTTAAACTACTGGAAACAGCCTGGTGATGAGGAAGATATTTATATATCTCCCGCTTATAAAGCTACTGATGATAATGCTACTGATTTATGGAAATATGCCAACATACATGTTCAAAAAGCAGATTATATTAAATTAAGAAATATAGCTTTAGCATATAACTTACCAAATGTAATATTGGATAAAATGAAAATTTCAGGATTAAGATTCTCTTTTGATGTCCAAAATCCATTAAGATGGGCCTCTAATAGAAATAACTTAGATCCTGAAGTATGGAATAATCAAAACAACAGAGGAGCAGTAATTATGCCAACATATACCTTAGGAGTTAACTTAAACTTTTAA